The following is a genomic window from Collimonas fungivorans Ter331.
GACTACAACAAGGCCAAGAATGCGGCCTTGTCGGAACTGGTTGGCAAGGATAGCGTGACCGGCGTTGCGGTCGGCATCCGCCACATTTTCTAAGCAAAGAAACCCGGTGATCAAAGCGCAGCTTCGGCTGCGCTTTTTTTATGTCCTGGCCGGCGGTGCGATCATGCCGTCGCGGATCTCGAAGATTTCATCGCCCAGCAGGGCCAGGTCGGCAGGGTCGTGGGTGATCACCATCATCGGCACGTTCAGCTGTTTTTGCAGCTCGGACAGTTCGCGCCGCATGCGGTCGCGCAAGTTCAGGTCCAGCGCCGAAAACGGTTCGTCCAGCAGCAGGATATCCGGCTCCAATGCCAGCGCCCTGGCCAGAGCCACGCGTTGCCGCTGGCCGCCCGACAGCTGGTGCGGATAACTGTTGGCGGCCGCGCTCAGTTCGAACGAGGCCAGCCATTTCCTGACCACCGGATGGTCGTGCGGACGGCGCAGGTTGAAGCAGCCCCGGCGCAAGCCGAAGGCCACGTTCTGCGCCACGGTAAGATGCGGGAACAGCGCATAGTCCTGGAACAGGTAGGCGACCTTGCGCTGCTGCGGCGGCAGGCAAATGCCGCCGGCGCTGTCGAACAGGGTGTTTTGCTTGAGGCGGATCAGGCCTTCATCGGGCGTCAGCAAGCCGGCGATCGCCTGCAAGGTCAGGCTCTTGCCGGCGCCGGAGGGGCCGTACAGCACCACCCGGTCGCTCTCGGTATGCAGCGCGATCTCGAGATTGAAGCCGCGGTCATCGGCTTGCAAATGCTTGCGTATGTTGATTTCGATAGTCATAGGAAATTCGTCATGACCGCCTGCGCTGCTGGCTTTTCGGTAACAGGCGGCCGGCGATCAGCAGCACCACGATGCAGGTGGCCGAAGTGATCAGCACCAGCAGGTTGGCGGTCTGGTCGTCGCCGGCCTGCACCGCTTCATAGATGGCGACCGACAGGGTCTGGGTGCGGCCTGGCAGGTTGCCGGCGATCATCAGGGTCGCGCCGAACTCTCCGAGCGCGCGCGCAAACGCCAGCAATACGCCGGCGGCAATGCCCTTGGAAGCCAGCGGCAGGGTGACGCGGAAGAACACGCCGGCTTCCGACACGCCCAGCACGCGGGCAGCATTTTCCAGTTGCACGTCGACATTGTCGAAAGCGGCGCGGGCCGATTTGAGCACCAGCGGGAAAGCGACGATGGTGGCGGCGATCACTGCGCCTTGCCAGGTGAATACCAGCTGGATGCCCCATTTTTCCAGCCAGGCGCCGAACACGCCGCGGCGGCCCAGCAGCACCAGCAGGTAATAGCCGAGCACGGTCGGCGGCAGCACCAGCGGCAGGGTCAGGATGGCGTCGACCAGGTCGCGCGCCGGCGAGCGCCAGCGCGATAAGCCATAGGCGGCAGCGACCCCGAACAGCATGTTGAGCAGGGTGGCCCAGCCTGCAACTTTCAACGACAGCAGCAGGGCAACCCAGACACCGCCGTTCATGGCTTCTGCTTTCTATTCACTACTAACCTTTATCGCTGTCAGGGGAGCTTGACGATAACACCCTGTCATCAGGGTTTCAAGAAACCGTAGCGCGCCAGCGTTGCCTGGCCGGCGGGCGACAGTACATAGGCGACGAACTTGGCGGCCATGTCGGCCTGCCTGGTGTTGCTGGTGACGGCGATCGGATAGCTGACTGCGGTTTGCGAAGGCACATGCAATGCGACCTTGACCTTGTCCGGCATGATCGCGGCGTCGGTGGAGAACACAAAACCGGCGTCGACTTCGCCGCGCGCCACATAGTCCAGGCTCTGGCGCACGTTTTGCGCCGGCACGCCCTTGGCCGCAACGACGTCCCACAGGTTGGCGTGTTCCAGCGCGGCCTTGGTGTAGCGGCCGACCGGCACCGAAGCAGGATTACCGTAGGCGACGCGCTTGACCGCCGGCTGCGCCAGGTCCTGCAATTGCTGTATGCGCAGCTGGCTGTCGGCCGGCACGATCAGCACGATCTGGTTGTTCGCAAAATTCTTGCGGCTGGCGGCCAGCACGGCCTTTTCGGCTTCTGCCTTGTTCATGGCTTCCTGGTCGGCCGAAGCGAAAACGTCGGCCGGCGCGCCTTTGATGATCTGCTGCAGCAAGACATCGGAGGCGGCAAAGTTGAGGATCACCTTGGTGTCGGGGTTTTGCGCTTCAAACGCCTGGCCGAGATCCTTGAATGCATTGGTCAGGCTGGCGGCTGCCGAGACCACCAGGTCGGCCGCATGGACAGTCGATGTCGATAGCAGCAACATCAGAGGCAAGGCGCTGGCAAGAATCAGGCGTTTAATCGAGTAATTGCAGCGGCGCAACATGGAGTATCTCCTGGGTGGTAGGTAGCAAGCGGGTGGCAAATTCTGACAACATCGAAATATATGGCAGGATATAGCGCAGGTCAACTCGCAATGTAGCTTTCCAACACGGAGTCAGTGCAAAATCTCGCCGGCATGGCGAATCTGCCAACAAAATACCTGATTTGCCGCCTGCCTCCTTGCTACAATCGCGCATATGGCAAATTCCAAATCGGTTCGGCTCAGAGTATTGCAGGGCGATGCAATCGCCTTCGGTCCAGGCAAGGCAGCGCTGCTGCTGGCCATCCATCAAAGCGGTTCGATTTCCGCCGCGGCCCGTTCGCTGGGCATGTCATATCGCCGCGCCTGGCTGCTGGTCGAAGCGATGAACCAATGTTTCAAGTCACCGCTGGTGGCGACTGCAACCGGCGGCGCCAAAGGCGGCGGCGCGCAAGTGACGCCGATAGGGCATGAAATCCTGGCGCGCTACCAGGCCATGCAAAACAAGGCGGAGGCCGCGGTTGCCAAGGATATGGCGTACTTCGACGCACTGATGGCGGCGCCGGACAATCCCGCGGGCGCTTGAAGCGGTAGCATTCCAGTCACTATTCCAATCACTGTCCTAACCACATCAGCTCGCCACCACACACCATGCCCTCAAGCAGCACTGTACGCAGCACGCTTTTAAGATACCGGATCCGCCTGCAACGCCTGTTCCATTTTTCCGAAAGCCATTCGATGCTGCTGTGGGCCGCAGTGGTCGGCTTCCTGGGCGCGCTGGCGACGGTGCTGTTCCGCGAGTGCATCTACGGCTTGCAGCAGCTGCTGACCGGCCATAGCGGCAGTTTTGTCGCCATGGCCAAGAGCTTGCCATGGTCGATGCGCTTGCTGCTGCCGGCCGCAGGCGGCCTGCTGGCCGGGGCGATCCTGGTGCTGGCGAAGCGCGTGCCGTCCAGCGCCACCTCGGATTACATGGAAGCGGTGGCGATCGGCGACGGCAACATCCCGGTGCGGCAGAGTCTGCTGCGCAGCCTGTCGTCGCTGGCAACCGTGGTCTCCGGCGGCTCGATCGGGCGCGAAGGGCCGATGGTGCAGCTGGCGGCGCTGGCAGCATCGCTGGTGGGCCGCTTCACCCACTTCAGCCCGGCCCGCCTGCGCCTGCTGGTGGCATGCGGCGCGGCGGCAGGGATCACCTCGGCTTACAACGCGCCGATTGCCGGCGCTTTTTTCGTCACCGAGATCGTGCTGGGCGCGATCGTCATGGAAAGCTTCGGGCCGGTGGTGGTGGCGTCGGTGGTCGCCAACATCACCATGCGCGAGCTGCCCGGCTACCATCCGGCATACGAGATGCCGCCGTTCCCGCCGGTGGCCGGCATCGAGATCCTGTGGTTTGTGCTGCTGGGCATCATGGCCGGCATCGCCGCGCCGCAATTCCTGCGCTTGCTGGCGTTCTCCAAGCATATGTTTACCCGGACCGCCTTGCCGCTGCCGCTAAGGCTGGGACTGGGCGGTTTGCTGGTGGGCCTGATTTCGGTCTGGATGCCCGAAGTCTGGGGCAACGGCTACAGCGTGGTCAATTCGCTGCTGCATACGCCGTGGCTGTGGTGGAGCGTCTTGCTGGTGCTGGTGCTCAAGGTGCTGGCCACCGCCATC
Proteins encoded in this region:
- a CDS encoding winged helix-turn-helix domain-containing protein, which encodes MANSKSVRLRVLQGDAIAFGPGKAALLLAIHQSGSISAAARSLGMSYRRAWLLVEAMNQCFKSPLVATATGGAKGGGAQVTPIGHEILARYQAMQNKAEAAVAKDMAYFDALMAAPDNPAGA
- the modA gene encoding molybdate ABC transporter substrate-binding protein, whose protein sequence is MLRRCNYSIKRLILASALPLMLLLSTSTVHAADLVVSAAASLTNAFKDLGQAFEAQNPDTKVILNFAASDVLLQQIIKGAPADVFASADQEAMNKAEAEKAVLAASRKNFANNQIVLIVPADSQLRIQQLQDLAQPAVKRVAYGNPASVPVGRYTKAALEHANLWDVVAAKGVPAQNVRQSLDYVARGEVDAGFVFSTDAAIMPDKVKVALHVPSQTAVSYPIAVTSNTRQADMAAKFVAYVLSPAGQATLARYGFLKP
- a CDS encoding ClcB-like voltage-gated chloride channel protein, producing the protein MPSSSTVRSTLLRYRIRLQRLFHFSESHSMLLWAAVVGFLGALATVLFRECIYGLQQLLTGHSGSFVAMAKSLPWSMRLLLPAAGGLLAGAILVLAKRVPSSATSDYMEAVAIGDGNIPVRQSLLRSLSSLATVVSGGSIGREGPMVQLAALAASLVGRFTHFSPARLRLLVACGAAAGITSAYNAPIAGAFFVTEIVLGAIVMESFGPVVVASVVANITMRELPGYHPAYEMPPFPPVAGIEILWFVLLGIMAGIAAPQFLRLLAFSKHMFTRTALPLPLRLGLGGLLVGLISVWMPEVWGNGYSVVNSLLHTPWLWWSVLLVLVLKVLATAITTGSGAVGGIFTPTLFVGAAIGYLFGQLLHIVLPDLTSAPFAYAMVGMGAFLAAATSAPLMAILMIFEMTLSYQVVLPLMLSCVVAYFIARSINGASMYDITIKRNRDAQERVRLRGIHMNELIRPADTVLPLTAPFAEISGLFLKYPVKYIYIVDQRNRYCGVVALQDITSCLLAKSETQGKVAADFIRREFLHVVTPEMSLGDALQSFLDHQGERLPVVRSHEDPELLGAVYKTSLLDAYFRLDRSQELHA
- the modB gene encoding molybdate ABC transporter permease subunit codes for the protein MNGGVWVALLLSLKVAGWATLLNMLFGVAAAYGLSRWRSPARDLVDAILTLPLVLPPTVLGYYLLVLLGRRGVFGAWLEKWGIQLVFTWQGAVIAATIVAFPLVLKSARAAFDNVDVQLENAARVLGVSEAGVFFRVTLPLASKGIAAGVLLAFARALGEFGATLMIAGNLPGRTQTLSVAIYEAVQAGDDQTANLLVLITSATCIVVLLIAGRLLPKSQQRRRS
- a CDS encoding ATP-binding cassette domain-containing protein, producing MTIEINIRKHLQADDRGFNLEIALHTESDRVVLYGPSGAGKSLTLQAIAGLLTPDEGLIRLKQNTLFDSAGGICLPPQQRKVAYLFQDYALFPHLTVAQNVAFGLRRGCFNLRRPHDHPVVRKWLASFELSAAANSYPHQLSGGQRQRVALARALALEPDILLLDEPFSALDLNLRDRMRRELSELQKQLNVPMMVITHDPADLALLGDEIFEIRDGMIAPPART